Part of the Vanessa cardui chromosome 23, ilVanCard2.1, whole genome shotgun sequence genome, GATTTGGGAtgactgaaaaatatttacacctTTGGTAACTGaaatattaagtaattggtAAGTCAAAGTATACaaagcgaaaaataaaatgtttgactgttatttttattcatcgtcaatattaaaaattaatacttattttggACTCTTTTCAAAACTTAGGGTAGTCTACAAAAAGTGCCATCTACCAAAGTACTTCGAGTTGGTAACACCGCTTAATGCATATCAAATCACAAATGACTTATATATATAACCACTGTTTTATTGATCACATTGGATTTGGATCACATTATCGTCACATTGTTGCGCTCAACTAgtgtagatataaaatatatcgccattgaatataaaatatacaaataaatgtatagtgATTGATTTTGTGTGTTTGTTTTGTGAATACTCATTCAAAACTTTCATATGTTTAGTGTTTATGTGATGTATTGTGAGTGAGTGGTTGTTTTCTAGTAAATTGATTATTGATTCCTAGTCTTTTTCTACATAAATATTGACCTCTAGTTAAATAAGTTCTTCTTCGAAATGTTAACGCCACGGTTTAAGTTACAACAAGACGAAACTCGCGTCTATATTACAGTGCATGCACCGTACACAAATATCGGCGAAACTGAGATCGATATTGACGGTGAGAATTTCTTATTCGTCTCAAGTCCGTATTTTCTGAGACTTCGTTTGCCTGGTAAAATTGTTGAAAATGACAGCTCAAAGGGTTCATATACATGTGATTCAGGAGATTTCAACCTTACCTTTGATAAGGAAACCCCAGGAGAACATTTTGAGAATCTCGATATGATCACTAGCTTATTGGCGCCTCGACATATTCCTGATTTAAATCCAAATTTAGTTGAGATGTTGGAGGAGGGAGGAATCACAATTGATGAAGAGAATGATGAGAATGAAGTTGATAGCAAATACTCATATGGATTCGCAAGTAAAATTACAACAGAATTCAAAGAGATTGGTATGGAATTCCCAAAAATTTTTGAGCTTAAAGGGCCAGAGCAACATCCTATTGGTAAAAGAAATTCATTAAGAGAACagtatgaatttataaaattttcatcggATCATTATTTAGCTGATTTACATTGTGATGAACTTGTTGCTCCGTATTTATATGCAACTGTCTTTTGGGATAGCCCTGATTTCAATAAAGATGCTGACTTTACTGAGGAAGAGGTGAGTTTATTAAAAGATTTGCCAAATAAGCATTACATTTTAACCAAAACTGAGCATCGGCAAGTTTTTCTTGGACTTGTGGATATACTCTATGGCTATTGCTATGATAAGAGGACAACGTTGAACGAAAGTACTGTTGAATCAAGCTGGACAATCAACAAATTGTCAGCAACTCTAAGCTGGTTTTGTGTTTTTAAGGACATTAAAGAAGTTCTTAAAGCTTGCTATAGACGAGCCCTTGTATATCCCATACTTAGGAACTTTGAAATATGTCACAAAGTAAAGAATGATCTCATATCCTTGCTGAAACATGGAAAGAAGTTTGTTATTAAATGTGTTATTGATATCTATCAAATGTTCCAACAAAGCGACGATGcaagatacattttaaatcaaatatatataaaggattacttaatatttcttcagcAGTGTTCACAGGATGAGTTCATTCAGTTGTGTGATAACATTGCTAATACAGAGATAACAAAAAAAGATGTTGAACTAGAACTTGAAGAATTAGAGGCTGCTGCTGAAATGGTTCAGCAAGAAGAATATCAGATTTTAGAAAATGAAATGGCTGTTAAAATGGCATCTATGTCTTTAATACCCGGACTTAATAAGCTTAACGgtgaaaataacttaaataatgaCCTAGAGTCTGATTCATCTGCATCAAGCAGTGACTCTTCAGATTCTGAATCAGATGAATCTGAGTATTGGGATTCTGACGACGATCGTTCCTGAGGGATCATGTAATTTCCATTTTAAACGAGTGGAGTAAATATGAGGTCAGAAAAATGAAATGAGAAGAGCGAACAGTTCCTGTAcaaaattatgatgaaaacgtaCAGTAGATGCTGTCGGAAAATATAGTGATGGAAAGTTTTAAAACTGaacttaaaagtattaaatatatacctatttgaataaaaaatatctattggtAGATATGTAATGTCTTTGCTCCAAATTAAATCATGTTTTTGATATACaagttttactttattgtatgtACTTTGAAGTAACATATTCTTATTGGTATTACTTATGGATATTAACATTGTTATATTGCTATGAAATATCTATTAGCAACAATGTAAAACCACCATAGAAcaataagataattaattgatataaagcaatatttaatgttcaaaaaaaacattttattccatttttgtGATTGAAAagactgtaatttttttaagatacacAAGCACAAAAATCATGTAAGATTTTGTTGCCTTTGAAAAGCTACAGAATCAAAGTTCTTTCATTGTTTTATAGGTGGTATAATAATATAGGAATATATTTAAAGGATTTTAAAATTCATCGCCGGATTagggtaaaaaaaataatcaggtgaattatatacatacctatagAGAAAAATAATTCTCATTGTTGTTGATAAAATGTGCATGCAATTTACTATATGTAAGAGAAATGAAACTTAGTTGAGatatattgcaataaaattttataaatatgttctcAACAACCATTGAGAAGAAACTTCTTCAATAATTAGATTATAGTTTgccaaaataaatgttattgttaatgTATTAACACTTTAAGAGTGATATTATGTGTCAAACTTATatctaatgaaattaaattaaatatacgttatgaaaagatttttttccaaatttttgttttcaccaatcattataaaaattaatttgtaatagaaatattcagcaattctattctattctatacctgatggtaagtggtcatcactcaGATGTTGAtgcattaagaaatattatccataACATATGTCGTCAATACGTAAACCACCAAAATAGTAACAAACCTTGAGAACAAGATTGCCATCCTACACACATCCTTCAGTCCAGAAAtagtttcatttgatttgattctcaTATGGGTATATTAGCTAATATGTTCAATTAAGTAGAATATATcctatgtattgtatatacaatCCAGATGCAGGAGTTAAGGGAAAAAGTTACATATAGtcaaatatgtatttgatttgGCCCCTTATAAAAATTGAACTAGTCCTAAAGGCAATGTTAATGACCTGATCTCCAAATCTAGTAATTATATCTGGCAACAAATGTCTGCGATTTGTCTCAATACTCCGACCCTTTTGAAATTGGTATAGAAGTTGGAATCCAGGGTACTAATACCAGTAGAACTCTCAACTGTAAAAATTCACAAATTTTacagaactttatatttaattgaacataATACAGAGAAAAGTCACTATTTTATTCCTagcaatgaaaataattaccagtacaaaataattaacacttaacaagtatatatattcttaataatatattacctaAAGTAGAGGGATATGAATAAAAACAGGTTAAATAtgattatcttttttattaaaatgttcagCACATGCTgaataattgcttattttttataataaaatgcttCTTTACAGTTCTAGTATATTTCATAATCACAagagtttttaaaaacaaatggaaATTTTCGTAGTAATAGTTAAGGAAGCCTTTAAATTagtttactattaatatttatgattctTGGTGACTACATTTTCCATTTACATTCATTTAGTCTTAAGAGAATATAAGTTTCACTTATATCTGGCTTCTACCGATTAAAAAATTGttctttttagttttagttggCTTTTTGGAAGTATTCCTTGCTGCCCT contains:
- the LOC124539798 gene encoding protein SHQ1 homolog produces the protein MLTPRFKLQQDETRVYITVHAPYTNIGETEIDIDGENFLFVSSPYFLRLRLPGKIVENDSSKGSYTCDSGDFNLTFDKETPGEHFENLDMITSLLAPRHIPDLNPNLVEMLEEGGITIDEENDENEVDSKYSYGFASKITTEFKEIGMEFPKIFELKGPEQHPIGKRNSLREQYEFIKFSSDHYLADLHCDELVAPYLYATVFWDSPDFNKDADFTEEEVSLLKDLPNKHYILTKTEHRQVFLGLVDILYGYCYDKRTTLNESTVESSWTINKLSATLSWFCVFKDIKEVLKACYRRALVYPILRNFEICHKVKNDLISLLKHGKKFVIKCVIDIYQMFQQSDDARYILNQIYIKDYLIFLQQCSQDEFIQLCDNIANTEITKKDVELELEELEAAAEMVQQEEYQILENEMAVKMASMSLIPGLNKLNGENNLNNDLESDSSASSSDSSDSESDESEYWDSDDDRS